From Streptomyces yatensis, one genomic window encodes:
- a CDS encoding response regulator transcription factor, which yields MRVVIAEDNALLREGMVLLLNSAGHEVVAVASSGPEVLPALLEHRPDAAVLDVRMPPGFRDEGLRAALAARREIPGLPVLVLSQYVEETYATELLADGAGGLGYLLKDRVGRVEEFLDALERVVAGGTALDPEVVKELMTRRRDDPVDSLTPREREVLHLMAEGRDNTTIARTLVVSERAVSKHIGNVFAKLGLPPSDSGHRRVLAVLAYLNKG from the coding sequence GTGCGTGTGGTGATCGCCGAGGACAACGCTCTGCTGCGGGAGGGCATGGTCCTGCTGCTGAACTCCGCCGGGCACGAGGTGGTGGCGGTCGCCTCCAGCGGCCCCGAGGTGCTGCCCGCCCTCCTCGAACACCGTCCGGACGCGGCCGTGCTCGACGTCCGCATGCCGCCGGGCTTCCGCGACGAGGGGCTGCGCGCGGCGCTCGCGGCGCGGCGGGAGATCCCCGGTCTGCCGGTGCTGGTGCTCTCGCAGTACGTCGAGGAGACCTACGCGACCGAGCTGCTGGCCGATGGCGCGGGCGGGCTCGGCTATCTGCTGAAGGACCGGGTGGGGCGGGTCGAGGAGTTCCTGGACGCGCTGGAACGGGTGGTCGCGGGCGGTACGGCGCTGGATCCCGAGGTGGTCAAGGAGCTGATGACCCGGCGCCGTGACGATCCGGTGGACTCCTTGACGCCGCGCGAGCGCGAGGTGCTGCATCTGATGGCGGAGGGGCGGGACAACACCACGATCGCTCGGACGCTGGTGGTCTCGGAGCGGGCGGTGAGCAAGCACATCGGCAATGTCTTCGCGAAGCTGGGGCTGCCGCCCAGCGATAGTGGGCATCGGCGGGTGCTGGCGGTGTTGGCGTATCTGAACAAGGGGTAG
- a CDS encoding sensor histidine kinase: MRETVWRAVRASVELLRGAGIALASYLFIGVAIFAAVAMVTVVGAGVLPESVLLVRKTAGYKRRWVGAWTGEPVPEVYQPLNGEAFARVRTAVGDPATYRDLRWLGAHAVYGWLLACCAMPVWVVGLMVDGVWCGLLKQRAVVLPLIERLVDLDAAWSRALLLPSPEALRTARLAERVEELSETRAGAVAAHGAELRRIERDLHDGTQARLVALSMRVGLARRAYDKDPDAAHKLLEDAQDQAEEALTELRHVVRGIHPPILTDRGLVGAVRALAAGSGLEVSVDDDGVEDGPRAPAAVEAAAYFVIAEALTNAAKHSGAERASVELVRRKDRLRVAVRDEGRGGADPAGGSGLLGMRRRVAALDGTVEMTSPAGGPTLIEVELPCVW; the protein is encoded by the coding sequence CGCGCGGTGCGGGCCTCGGTGGAGTTGCTGCGGGGGGCGGGGATCGCCCTGGCCTCGTATCTGTTCATCGGGGTGGCGATCTTCGCCGCCGTCGCGATGGTCACCGTCGTGGGCGCGGGGGTGCTGCCCGAGTCCGTACTGCTGGTGCGCAAGACGGCCGGGTACAAGCGGCGGTGGGTGGGCGCCTGGACCGGTGAGCCGGTGCCCGAGGTGTACCAGCCGCTGAACGGGGAGGCGTTCGCGCGGGTGCGGACGGCGGTCGGGGATCCGGCCACCTACCGCGATCTGCGCTGGCTCGGGGCGCACGCGGTCTACGGCTGGCTGCTGGCCTGCTGCGCGATGCCGGTGTGGGTCGTCGGGCTGATGGTCGACGGGGTGTGGTGCGGGCTGCTGAAGCAGCGGGCCGTGGTGCTGCCGCTGATCGAGCGGCTCGTCGACCTCGACGCGGCGTGGTCGCGGGCGCTGCTGCTGCCGTCGCCGGAGGCGCTGCGCACCGCCCGGCTCGCCGAGCGGGTGGAGGAGCTGTCCGAGACCCGGGCCGGCGCCGTCGCCGCCCACGGGGCCGAACTGCGCCGCATCGAGCGGGACTTGCACGACGGTACGCAGGCGCGTCTGGTGGCGCTCTCGATGCGGGTGGGACTGGCCCGGCGGGCGTACGACAAGGACCCCGACGCGGCGCACAAGCTGCTGGAGGACGCGCAGGACCAGGCCGAGGAGGCCCTCACCGAGCTGCGCCATGTCGTGCGCGGCATCCATCCGCCGATCCTCACCGACCGCGGACTCGTGGGCGCCGTAAGGGCACTGGCGGCCGGCAGCGGGCTCGAGGTGTCGGTGGACGACGACGGGGTGGAGGACGGCCCCCGGGCACCGGCGGCGGTCGAGGCGGCCGCGTACTTCGTGATCGCGGAGGCGCTGACCAACGCGGCCAAGCACAGCGGGGCCGAGCGGGCGTCGGTCGAGCTCGTGCGGAGGAAGGATAGGTTGAGGGTCGCGGTACGGGACGAGGGGCGGGGCGGGGCCGATCCGGCGGGCGGCAGCGGGCTTCTCGGCATGCGGCGCCGGGTCGCGGCGCTCGACGGGACCGTGGAGATGACCAGCCCCGCCGGGGGGCCGACGCTGATCGAAGTGGAGCTGCCGTGCGTGTGGTGA